Proteins from a single region of Sphingomonas morindae:
- a CDS encoding L,D-transpeptidase family protein produces the protein MYRADPARLRLSGGALDVPCRIGRGGACPAADKREGDGCTPLGRWPIHGALIRPDRGLRPPAGLAWRWLRRDDGWSDDPRDPAYNRPVRHPHGFSAERLWREDGLYDAILWLGHNDAPPRPGAGSAIFLHCAEGPHTEGCVAIDHDAMARLLASLAAGDALLIG, from the coding sequence ATCTACCGGGCCGATCCCGCGCGGCTGCGGCTTTCGGGCGGCGCGCTCGACGTGCCGTGCCGGATCGGGCGGGGCGGTGCGTGCCCGGCTGCGGACAAGCGCGAGGGCGACGGGTGTACGCCGCTCGGCCGTTGGCCGATCCACGGCGCGCTGATCCGCCCCGATCGCGGGCTGCGTCCGCCCGCCGGGCTGGCCTGGCGCTGGCTGCGGCGCGACGATGGCTGGTCCGACGATCCGCGCGATCCGGCCTATAACCGGCCGGTGCGCCATCCCCATGGCTTTTCGGCCGAGCGGCTGTGGCGCGAGGATGGGCTGTACGACGCGATCCTATGGCTCGGCCATAATGACGCGCCGCCGCGCCCGGGGGCGGGGAGCGCGATCTTCCTCCATTGCGCCGAAGGGCCGCACACCGAGGGCTGTGTCGCGATCGACCATGACGCCATGGCGCGGCTGCTGGCCAGTCTGGCGGCGGGCGATGCGCTGCTGATCGGCTAG
- a CDS encoding winged helix DNA-binding protein produces MGQQRQDAPRGGSDAGTDSDVGVRRLALAEHVLATRRARQRFLPTDLFADPAWDMMLDLYVARARQVRVGVSSLCIASAVPQTTALRWIKALTERGLIERQHDPVDRRRIYVALSEQAVARMNGLFDTLPPIAG; encoded by the coding sequence GTGGGACAGCAGCGCCAGGACGCGCCGCGGGGTGGCAGTGACGCGGGGACAGACAGCGATGTCGGCGTTCGACGCCTCGCCTTGGCCGAGCATGTGCTCGCCACGCGGCGCGCGCGCCAGCGCTTCCTGCCGACCGATCTGTTCGCCGATCCGGCATGGGACATGATGCTCGATCTCTACGTCGCCCGCGCGCGGCAGGTACGCGTCGGCGTGTCGAGCCTGTGCATCGCTTCCGCCGTTCCGCAGACGACCGCCTTGCGCTGGATCAAGGCTTTGACCGAGCGCGGCCTGATCGAGCGGCAGCATGATCCGGTGGATCGGCGGCGCATCTATGTGGCGTTGAGCGAACAGGCGGTGGCCCGGATGAACGGCCTGTTCGATACGCTTCCGCCTATTGCGGGCTGA
- a CDS encoding quinone oxidoreductase family protein, whose translation MAWRMVVRQPGGPEVLERETFDPGAPGPGDVLLEQEAIGLNFIDIYQRSGLYPAPLPLVPGSEAAGVVRAVGDGVTLFRPGDRVGYPQGGSGAYATHRLIAADRLVRLPESLSSEDAAAILLKGCTVEMLVERCARVQKGEWVLVHAAAGGVGSLLVPWLAAIGARVIAHAGHADKAARARAAGAEVALSCAFADLAEAVKDATGGAGVRTVFDGVGAASWEASLGALARRGLLVSFGNASGPAPAIAPLALMRGGSLFLTRPTLGDYLATRADLEQGCGRLFEMVAQGSVPLAIGRRFALADAAEAHRALAARETQGASILRP comes from the coding sequence ATGGCGTGGCGGATGGTGGTGCGGCAGCCCGGCGGCCCCGAGGTGCTGGAGCGCGAGACGTTCGATCCCGGCGCGCCCGGCCCCGGTGACGTGCTGCTCGAGCAGGAGGCGATCGGCCTCAACTTCATCGACATCTATCAGCGCAGCGGCCTCTATCCCGCGCCGCTGCCGCTGGTGCCGGGCAGCGAGGCGGCGGGCGTGGTGCGCGCCGTGGGCGATGGCGTCACGCTGTTCCGGCCGGGCGATCGCGTCGGCTATCCCCAGGGCGGAAGCGGCGCCTATGCCACGCACCGACTGATCGCGGCGGACCGCCTCGTCCGCCTGCCCGAAAGCCTGTCCAGCGAAGACGCCGCCGCCATTCTGCTCAAGGGCTGCACCGTGGAAATGCTGGTGGAGCGCTGCGCCCGCGTCCAGAAGGGCGAATGGGTGCTGGTGCATGCGGCGGCCGGCGGCGTCGGCTCGCTGCTCGTGCCCTGGCTCGCGGCGATCGGCGCGCGGGTCATCGCCCATGCCGGCCATGCGGACAAGGCGGCGCGCGCGCGTGCGGCGGGCGCCGAGGTCGCGCTGTCCTGCGCCTTCGCGGATCTGGCCGAAGCGGTGAAGGACGCCACCGGCGGCGCCGGCGTCCGCACCGTCTTCGATGGCGTGGGCGCGGCGAGCTGGGAGGCGTCGCTCGGCGCGCTCGCGCGGCGCGGCCTGTTGGTGAGCTTCGGCAATGCCTCGGGGCCCGCCCCCGCCATCGCCCCGCTCGCGCTGATGCGCGGCGGCTCGCTCTTCCTCACCCGCCCGACGCTGGGCGACTATCTCGCCACGCGCGCCGATCTCGAGCAGGGCTGCGGCCGCCTCTTCGAGATGGTGGCGCAGGGCTCGGTGCCGCTGGCGATCGGCCGCCGCTTCGCGCTGGCCGATGCCGCCGAGGCGCACCGCGCGCTCGCGGCCCGCGAGACGCAGGGCGCCTCGATCCTGCGGCCCTGA
- a CDS encoding LolA family protein gives MSFRLSLPLFAAPLLIAAAQPDLAPVQQHLRAVKTMTADFTQTDKNGRTLSGTLQLSRPGRIRFQYEKGVPLLVVGDGKALTMIDYQVRQVTRWPIGKTPLALLLDPDRDTAGVVKTVPSGNPNELLIEGRDPKHREYGTITVAFRRDATAPAGLSLEGWTVLDAQNNRTTVRLSHARFNVPIPDSAFRWTDPRPQGPRH, from the coding sequence ATGTCCTTTCGCCTGTCCCTCCCGCTGTTCGCCGCGCCGCTGCTGATCGCGGCCGCGCAGCCCGATCTCGCGCCCGTGCAGCAGCATCTGCGCGCGGTGAAGACGATGACCGCCGACTTCACCCAGACCGACAAAAATGGCCGCACGCTTTCGGGCACGCTCCAGCTGTCGCGCCCGGGGCGGATCCGCTTCCAATATGAGAAGGGCGTGCCGCTGCTCGTGGTGGGCGACGGCAAGGCGCTGACGATGATCGATTATCAGGTGCGGCAGGTGACGCGGTGGCCGATCGGCAAGACGCCGCTGGCGCTGCTGCTCGACCCCGATCGCGACACCGCCGGGGTGGTGAAGACGGTGCCTTCGGGCAATCCGAACGAGCTGCTGATCGAGGGGCGCGATCCCAAGCATCGCGAATATGGCACCATCACCGTCGCCTTCCGCCGCGACGCCACGGCGCCGGCGGGGCTGAGCCTGGAAGGCTGGACGGTGCTCGACGCGCAGAACAACCGCACCACGGTGCGGCTAAGCCATGCGCGCTTCAACGTGCCCATTCCCGACAGCGCCTTCCGCTGGACCGATCCGCGCCCGCAGGGGCCGCGGCACTGA
- the ribA gene encoding GTP cyclohydrolase II, whose product MSGLRDVARAIDAARRGWPLVIQGAARALSLLPVESADSGRLAEFLAGGAADLLLSAERAATLKLGNQREAAGGGAVRIAHAPWLDLDAAVALADPARDLATPLKGPYRAIAPGAEDAAGAAIKLARLAGLLPAFFVRDGTTPDAPAPGAAAVAAYDSPGRLVIASRARLPVAQAEQAEIVAFRSADEAVEHVALVIGAPNGAPPLVRLHSECLTGDVFGSLKCDCGPQLDAALARIAAQGWGVLLYLRQEGRGIGLVNKLRAYALQDQGFDTVDANVRLGFAIDARDFGVAARMLELLGQRRIRLLTNNPAKVAGLSAAGITVEERVAHAMAPNPHNHGYLATKRDRTGHML is encoded by the coding sequence GTGAGCGGCCTGCGCGATGTCGCGCGCGCGATCGACGCGGCGCGGCGCGGCTGGCCGCTGGTGATCCAGGGCGCGGCGCGCGCGCTCTCGCTGCTGCCGGTGGAGAGCGCGGATAGCGGCCGGCTGGCGGAGTTCCTCGCCGGGGGCGCGGCCGATCTGCTCCTCTCGGCGGAGCGCGCGGCGACGCTCAAGCTCGGCAACCAGCGCGAGGCGGCCGGCGGCGGGGCGGTGCGGATCGCGCACGCGCCATGGCTCGATCTCGACGCGGCGGTGGCGCTGGCGGACCCTGCGCGCGATCTCGCGACGCCGCTCAAGGGGCCTTATCGCGCGATCGCGCCCGGGGCGGAGGATGCCGCCGGGGCGGCGATCAAGCTCGCGCGGCTGGCGGGCCTGCTGCCGGCCTTTTTCGTGCGCGACGGCACGACCCCCGATGCCCCCGCGCCGGGCGCGGCGGCGGTGGCGGCCTATGATTCGCCGGGCCGGCTGGTGATCGCCTCGCGCGCGCGGCTGCCCGTGGCGCAGGCGGAGCAGGCCGAGATCGTCGCCTTCCGCTCGGCCGACGAGGCGGTGGAGCATGTCGCGCTGGTGATCGGCGCCCCCAATGGCGCGCCGCCGCTGGTGCGGCTGCACAGCGAATGCCTGACGGGCGATGTGTTCGGCTCGCTCAAATGCGATTGCGGCCCGCAGCTCGACGCCGCGCTCGCGCGCATCGCCGCGCAGGGCTGGGGCGTGCTGCTCTATCTGCGGCAGGAGGGGCGGGGGATCGGGCTGGTCAACAAGCTGCGCGCCTATGCGCTGCAGGATCAGGGCTTCGACACGGTGGACGCCAATGTGCGGCTCGGCTTCGCGATCGATGCGCGCGACTTCGGCGTGGCGGCGCGCATGCTGGAACTGCTCGGCCAGCGCCGGATCCGGCTGCTCACCAACAATCCCGCCAAGGTGGCGGGGCTGAGCGCGGCGGGCATCACCGTGGAGGAGCGGGTGGCGCACGCCATGGCGCCCAATCCGCATAATCACGGCTATCTCGCCACGAAGCGCGATCGCACCGGCCATATGCTGTGA
- a CDS encoding exodeoxyribonuclease III — MTQRVTIASWNINSVRFRLEAVERFLREAAPDILCLQETKVEDGLFPHPLFEQLGYGHRAIKGQRMHHGVAILSRLPLADHGHHDWQDNGEARHIGVRLPGGVRLENVYVPAGGDVPDVDANPKFAQKLAFIERMTRWSEALTEPTLIVGDFNIAPLESDVWSHKQLLDVVSHTPIEVEALGRLQAAHGWVDLGRRFHPAPARLFTWWSYRAKDWAASDRGRRLDHMWASPAVAETAVAHHVYEPCRAWLKPSDHIPILTEFAW; from the coding sequence ATGACTCAGCGCGTCACCATCGCCTCCTGGAACATCAACTCCGTCCGCTTCCGCCTCGAGGCGGTCGAGCGCTTCCTGCGCGAGGCCGCGCCCGATATCCTCTGCCTGCAGGAGACCAAGGTGGAGGACGGGCTGTTCCCGCATCCGCTGTTCGAGCAGCTCGGCTATGGGCATCGCGCGATCAAGGGGCAGCGCATGCATCATGGCGTAGCCATTCTCAGCCGCCTGCCGCTGGCCGATCATGGCCATCATGACTGGCAGGATAATGGCGAGGCGCGCCATATCGGCGTGCGGCTGCCGGGCGGGGTGCGGCTGGAGAATGTCTATGTGCCGGCGGGCGGCGATGTGCCGGATGTCGACGCCAACCCCAAATTCGCGCAGAAGCTCGCCTTCATCGAACGGATGACGCGCTGGTCCGAAGCGCTGACCGAGCCGACGCTGATCGTGGGCGATTTCAACATCGCGCCGCTGGAGAGCGATGTGTGGAGCCATAAGCAGCTGCTCGATGTGGTGAGCCATACGCCGATCGAGGTGGAGGCGCTGGGCCGGCTGCAGGCGGCGCATGGCTGGGTGGATCTGGGCCGCCGCTTCCACCCCGCGCCCGCCCGGCTTTTCACCTGGTGGAGCTATCGCGCCAAGGATTGGGCGGCGTCGGATCGCGGCCGGCGGCTGGACCATATGTGGGCGAGCCCCGCGGTGGCGGAGACGGCGGTGGCGCATCATGTGTACGAACCCTGCCGCGCCTGGCTCAAGCCTTCGGATCATATCCCGATCCTGACCGAGTTCGCCTGGTGA